One Nitrososphaerota archaeon genomic window, GAAGAACTTTAAGAGCTGTTAGGGATAATGAAATTGCTGCTTCAGCTTTAGGAAAATATATTCCAATGATTAGAATGAAGGTACTTATGGTTGGTTCAGCTTTAGGAGCAATTGGAGGAGCATTATATGCATTTTATACTTCAGCAGTAATAGCAGGAACATATAATAGAGTAGACTGGACTTTTTGGCCTTGGACTATGGTACTGCTTGGAGGAGCAGCAAATAATGTAGGAGTTGCTTTAGGAACTTTAATATTTGTTGGAACTAGAAAACTTATAATTTTTTATAAAGGATTATTTGCGCCTTATTTGCCATTTGATGTTGTATGGCTTGATATGCTTTTATTAGGAATTGTATTAATTTTAGTTCTCTTATTTAAGCCTGAAGGAATAATTCCAGAAAAACCTACACATACCGTAAAAGTTAATTATATAAAAAAAGTTATAGAAAATAAGGAAGAGACTCATTAAAAATTATAAAAATTATTTACTAATATTAGCAATCTTGCCATTCGTTAATTTTAATAAATCTTTAGTATTTATTTCCAATAGAGCATTTATAGCCCCTCCCCCACCATATACTCTATCGAATTCAATTACTTTGGAATCAATTATTGTTCTTATTGGATTTTTAAATCCAAATGGAGGAGTTGCGCCAATATCATATCCAGTAAAATTTTTAACTTCAATAGGGTTTGCTAATCTTACTTCCTTAACTTCACATTCTTTAGCTAATTTTTTTTCATCAATTTTTTTATCTCCTGTAACTATTGCTAAAATAGGAGAACCTTTGTTGTCTATAAAAACCATGCTTTTAATTATTCTTTCACGAGAAATACCTAAAACATTTTCGGCTTCTTGAACGGTTGTAGTAGGTTTATCAAAAATTATTATTCTAGCGTTAATACCTTTATTCTTTAAATATAATTCTAAATCTTTTTCGGACATTGACATTATTTATTCTTAAAAAAAGTTTTTGAATATATAAAATTTTCTATAAAATCGTTTTTAATAATTAAATAAGTTCATATAAATAAATTCTATGAATTCTTGGACTATATTTTATTTTAACCTCTTCAATAATTTTTGGTTTTAAACCTTTTATTGGAAAATCATGACAAACTATACGCGTACCATTTAGAAGCATTTGTATTAATTTTGGTTTTAAAATTTCTATTGCTTTTGAAGTTAAATAAAGTGTTAAAATATTTGCTTTACTAAAATCATATTTAAAAAAGTCTTCATTAATGATTTTAACATTATTTAATTTTTCTTCAATGATTTTTTTATTAACATAATCGACAAGTAATGGATTAATTTCAATTCCAATACTTTTGCATCCATATTCTTTAGAAGCATACCTAATAATTCTTCCATCTCCACATCCAAGGTCTATAAGCAATTCATTTTGCTTAGGATCAGCTATTTCTATCATTTTTTTAACAACTTCAATGGGAGTAGGTACGAATGGAATGGGAATTTTAAAAGATTTAGAGAAATAATTTTTCTTATATTCATTCATTCTAAATAGAAAAATATAATAAAAAATGTAGCGTATAAATTTTTCTAAGAAAGAATATTTATTTTAGCCTTTTATTATATGAGATTCAAAAGGTTTATATAATTCGGAAGCTTTACTTACTAATAAAACTTTTTTAGTTCTTAAATAAAGTATTAAAGGGATTGGGAAAATATTCAATATGCTTGCTATAAAGAATACCGTTACTCCTCCAAAATTATGCCAAACATACGAACTAATTAATGGTGAGAAACATGTTGCTAATCCTATAAATGTGTCAGCTGAACCAGAAACAGTAGCTATATATTCTTGTGGAACATATTTTGTTAATAAATATCTTCTAGCTGGAAGATCTAATGCAACAGATAAGCCAAATAAAAATAATGCTAAGGCAGCTATATAAAAACCATTTGAGAAAGCATAGAATATATATACCATACTTACTGTAATCACATGTGTTAATAATGTAATGCTGCCACCAATTTTATCTATTAATGTTCCAATTGGAATCTGAATTAATAATGATCCTAAATTCTGCATTCCAATCATTAATCCAATTTGTTCTTCATTTAAAGCTAAATAATGTTTTGCATATAATGCAATATAAGGTATTGCTATAAAAGCTGAGAAATCATGTAACATAAGTGATAATGTTAAAATTTTAAGTCTATTATCTTTAAACATTGCTGATAAAAATTTTGTTACATAGATTTTCTCTTCTCTATTTTTCTCTTTTGGAATAAAAAATAAAAGA contains:
- a CDS encoding YbaK/EbsC family protein, producing the protein MSEKDLELYLKNKGINARIIIFDKPTTTVQEAENVLGISRERIIKSMVFIDNKGSPILAIVTGDKKIDEKKLAKECEVKEVRLANPIEVKNFTGYDIGATPPFGFKNPIRTIIDSKVIEFDRVYGGGGAINALLEINTKDLLKLTNGKIANISK
- a CDS encoding class I SAM-dependent methyltransferase; the protein is MNEYKKNYFSKSFKIPIPFVPTPIEVVKKMIEIADPKQNELLIDLGCGDGRIIRYASKEYGCKSIGIEINPLLVDYVNKKIIEEKLNNVKIINEDFFKYDFSKANILTLYLTSKAIEILKPKLIQMLLNGTRIVCHDFPIKGLKPKIIEEVKIKYSPRIHRIYLYELI
- a CDS encoding MFS transporter, with amino-acid sequence MIKKIIFLKYKITENFLINFFLFYSIISLTNSMWQTLFPLFLNNIGFSSSEAGLINSLISIIPMLLSFPIGIIVDEVDWKKSLSIATIILIFSIALMNYLNQFYTIFLITILISLALSIYTQTSISIISYFSKVTNRGKALAKYYFLVRLTTIIGSTLSGFIVSYFKYNGLNNICVFILSIAFIFLLFFIPKEKNREEKIYVTKFLSAMFKDNRLKILTLSLMLHDFSAFIAIPYIALYAKHYLALNEEQIGLMIGMQNLGSLLIQIPIGTLIDKIGGSITLLTHVITVSMVYIFYAFSNGFYIAALALFLFGLSVALDLPARRYLLTKYVPQEYIATVSGSADTFIGLATCFSPLISSYVWHNFGGVTVFFIASILNIFPIPLILYLRTKKVLLVSKASELYKPFESHIIKG